The following proteins are encoded in a genomic region of Pelodictyon phaeoclathratiforme BU-1:
- a CDS encoding class I SAM-dependent methyltransferase: protein MSEYTESSVTNSSSPWFKEWFNHPLYLDVYSHRDSDEAASCIQTILSLAGLELKEPASLSVLDIACGAGRHALELARLGYSVTGNDLSPFLLEEARKEALRKGLQLNLTCGDMREISASGIFDLVVQLFTSFGYFDLKQDDQLVLCKVYEALKSGGWYVLDLLNPIPLARNLVPRSSRTVGNLTLLEERTLESNRVTKTITITAPLEKNVTFSESVRLYDREEILPMLLDAGFSVVNIAGNYQGEPFRENDSPRMMLFCRKP from the coding sequence ATGTCTGAATATACAGAGAGTTCAGTAACGAACTCCTCATCACCCTGGTTCAAAGAGTGGTTTAACCATCCGCTCTATCTTGATGTTTACAGCCACAGGGACAGTGATGAAGCCGCATCCTGCATTCAGACTATTCTCTCTCTGGCTGGCCTTGAACTCAAAGAGCCAGCATCACTTTCGGTACTTGATATAGCCTGTGGAGCTGGCCGCCACGCTCTTGAGCTTGCCCGACTCGGCTATTCAGTCACGGGGAATGACCTTTCACCGTTTCTGCTTGAAGAGGCCAGAAAGGAAGCGCTGAGAAAAGGGCTGCAGCTTAACCTTACCTGCGGCGATATGAGAGAAATTTCAGCATCAGGCATTTTTGATCTTGTGGTTCAGCTTTTTACCAGTTTTGGCTATTTCGACCTGAAGCAGGATGACCAGTTAGTCCTCTGCAAGGTCTATGAAGCACTTAAATCCGGGGGATGGTATGTTCTGGATCTTCTTAACCCCATACCGCTCGCCCGAAATCTGGTACCTCGCTCCAGCAGAACCGTAGGCAATCTGACCCTTCTTGAAGAGCGCACGCTTGAGAGCAACAGGGTTACCAAAACCATCACGATTACTGCTCCTCTGGAAAAAAACGTGACGTTTTCTGAATCGGTCAGGCTTTACGACAGGGAAGAGATTCTTCCGATGCTGCTTGATGCAGGCTTTTCGGTGGTTAATATCGCAGGCAACTATCAAGGCGAACCTTTCAGAGAGAATGATTCGCCAAGAATGATGCTCTTTTGCAGGAAACCGTAA
- a CDS encoding SDR family oxidoreductase, protein MNKKILVTGATGFIGSCLVKKLALTDDEVSILVRKNSDLTSLSDVLHKVKLVYGDITNRSSLDAAMKGIDLVYHSAGLTYMGDKKNALLYKINVEGTRNMLQASAAAKVTRFVHVSSITAVGIAFDKKPVDESVIWNFHQIGLEYARTKHLSEVEVAQAVKNGLDCVIVNPAFVFGAGDINFNAGRIIKDIYNKKLPFYPLGGICVVDVEIVSDAIISAMQKGKTGERYILGGENVSYKQLADTISKITGAPRVNFPLPFWMAKILKQALDLYKNKNRISKLFNMSMFGVASHFLYFDSAKAMRELNMRYEPHEHSIRNAYEWYRDRNMLG, encoded by the coding sequence TAACCGGAGCAACTGGTTTTATTGGTTCGTGTCTTGTTAAAAAGCTGGCTTTAACTGATGATGAAGTTTCAATTCTTGTCCGAAAAAATTCGGATTTAACCTCTCTCTCCGATGTCCTGCACAAGGTCAAGCTGGTTTATGGTGATATTACCAACAGGAGCTCACTTGATGCTGCAATGAAAGGCATTGATCTTGTCTATCACTCTGCGGGTCTTACCTATATGGGGGATAAAAAAAATGCCCTGCTTTATAAAATCAATGTTGAAGGTACCCGCAATATGCTGCAGGCATCAGCCGCAGCCAAAGTGACAAGATTTGTTCATGTCAGTTCTATCACAGCGGTTGGAATTGCTTTCGACAAAAAACCTGTCGATGAATCCGTCATATGGAATTTCCACCAGATCGGTCTGGAATATGCAAGGACGAAACATCTTTCAGAAGTCGAGGTGGCTCAAGCGGTGAAAAATGGGCTTGACTGTGTCATTGTCAATCCGGCATTTGTGTTTGGAGCAGGCGATATTAATTTTAATGCAGGACGGATCATCAAAGATATTTACAATAAGAAACTGCCGTTTTATCCCTTGGGCGGAATCTGTGTAGTCGATGTTGAGATTGTTTCAGATGCGATTATATCCGCCATGCAAAAAGGAAAAACGGGTGAACGGTATATCCTTGGTGGTGAAAATGTCTCTTACAAGCAGCTTGCAGATACCATTTCAAAAATTACCGGAGCTCCGAGAGTCAATTTTCCTCTCCCTTTCTGGATGGCAAAAATACTGAAACAGGCGCTGGACCTCTATAAAAACAAGAATCGGATATCCAAGCTCTTCAACATGTCCATGTTCGGGGTAGCATCTCATTTCCTCTATTTCGATTCAGCAAAGGCTATGCGTGAGCTGAATATGCGGTACGAACCCCATGAACACAGCATTAGAAATGCCTACGAATGGTATCGTGATCGTAATATGCTTGGTTGA